The Dreissena polymorpha isolate Duluth1 chromosome 2, UMN_Dpol_1.0, whole genome shotgun sequence nucleotide sequence TTCCTTTAAAAAGGTTGCCAGATGAGCTGAAAGCACAACTCAAGCATTTTCTCTTGAATATGCTTAAAACTGTGTCAACAGGAAAACATGAGATGgagcaaataaaaaggaaaaaagagTATGCCAAAGATAAGTTGATGGAACGAAGTGATGAAACTAACTGGAGAAATGGGAAGTTTGGTTATGCGATAAGTGCCATTATTGCATACATCTATGACATTGACACGTTTGTTGGGAAATCTGAGAAAGTTATTCGAGAAATATGCGTGTGTGTGGCTTCACTCAATGGAAAATTGTTTGTGGATGATAGGAACGTTAGCTTAGAAAACAACAGTGCATTTTATGCTATTGATGAACTTCAAAATGTGGACGAAAACTACAGTACAAGATTAATCAAGCAGAGAACTGAAAGGTGGTTTGAATTGCGTGCATCAGCCAAGATTACCGGCAGCACACTGTACAAAGGGCTTGGGTTTGATGGTCTGAAAAATCAGAAAGACTATTTTGAAGGTCAGTTCTGTGGCGTCCCCAGCAAAACACCATCTGAATACATAGCTAATGCAATGAAGCATGGTCAAGATAATGAAATCAATGCCGTAGCAACACTTGTTGGCAAGATTTTGCCTGTCGTTTTGCCTGATTTAGTTTACTGTGAAGAAGGCTGTGTCGTGGTGCATGACGAATGTCTAAACCCATTTTTAGTTGTTTCACCAGACGGAAGTCTGCGACGAGACGTATCGATGAAAAGTTCAGAATATGCAGTCGAAATAAAATGCCCAATACGTGACGTACATTATGAGTTGCCAGAAAGATACCTGCTGCAATGTTTATCTGAAATTGAGGCACTTGATGTCGGAAAACTTATATACTTGTCCTGGACCGACACATTTACCTCTGTCTTTATCGTTGACAGGAATAAATCTTTGTTTGCTAAGGCGATGCAGCTCGCAAATTCATTATTTGGTGGTTCCAAGATAGAGATGCCAACTAGGTTGCCGGATCAAATAAAACTTCTCAAAGAAGAAATGCATACATGTTGCAAGACAATACCATTGATTGGACTCTTTCCATCTGCAGTTGTTGGAAACCCTAAAACATGCTCTGACCAAGAAAGAACTGTATATGATATGACTTGCCTTTTAGAATCAGTACAAGACTTTCACGCCAGAAGATATGAACTTAAAAGAGAAAAGGCATCAGAAtcgattgtgtttatttgttctgACCTAAATAGAAGTTGGGATAAAAACACAAGGTATAATGTTCCAGTTGCGTGGTTAACAAAGGGTTACAGTCTCGACACACAGACAATGAGACAAATATCAGAGGGAGTACATATGAAGTGTCATGCAGCTGGTATACACATTCCATGTCAATCCTTTGATGGCCAGTGGCACAATATTGTTACTAGAACAATCGACAATAAGCCTCTGACAATACTTCAACTCCAGAAAGATGTATGGCGAGAAGTTGAGCAAATGCGAAAACAGACAATAATCACTAAGTTTCGAGAAATCAATACCTGTCCAACTTGGTTTGTCGCACAAAATGACAAGTTCAAACGAATAATTGTGAGCAATTACATAACGGATATGCCAAAACTAAAACTTGAAAGAAACAAACCTTCAACAAAAGAAAATACAATAGGAGGGACACACGAAATTCGAGAAGATTCAAATGCA carries:
- the LOC127869949 gene encoding uncharacterized protein LOC127869949; translation: MTRKKSHLGRTKRRTGLHHTSEFLPPTTSPFRTAMKRKLTPMKSPIQQPFRSPLYKAKRKSHRELFKDNDNRDTNWVIDMNSQIQSDNAPNPMNDIFDKEENNNKCSATQTQNVTVENCTQTENDYASNILTNPNIANNIAKELKEMVDVVVEKLSLHSKLHLTLLTFFKLIVMDLFPLDNIALMLWSDVVRWFDTSNTTHMRYSEDTKLFWKIGWRLFGCRFVNFMAGFKNQSEYSLGISEKSKYSPKTSKINFAVPDIKVLRSFDRFKCDSQRDPGIYDDVISLLEQNAGHMSFCLTFDGKKLKQGLTQQFGDVDLIGFENGPTLMEKRSILQQTTEDLSVLSSQIRSQFDKKVPLKRLPDELKAQLKHFLLNMLKTVSTGKHEMEQIKRKKEYAKDKLMERSDETNWRNGKFGYAISAIIAYIYDIDTFVGKSEKVIREICVCVASLNGKLFVDDRNVSLENNSAFYAIDELQNVDENYSTRLIKQRTERWFELRASAKITGSTLYKGLGFDGLKNQKDYFEGQFCGVPSKTPSEYIANAMKHGQDNEINAVATLVGKILPVVLPDLVYCEEGCVVVHDECLNPFLVVSPDGSLRRDVSMKSSEYAVEIKCPIRDVHYELPERYLLQCLSEIEALDVGKLIYLSWTDTFTSVFIVDRNKSLFAKAMQLANSLFGGSKIEMPTRLPDQIKLLKEEMHTCCKTIPLIGLFPSAVVGNPKTCSDQERTVYDMTCLLESVQDFHARRYELKREKASESIVFICSDLNRSWDKNTRYNVPVAWLTKGYSLDTQTMRQISEGVHMKCHAAGIHIPCQSFDGQWHNIVTRTIDNKPLTILQLQKDVWREVEQMRKQTIITKFREINTCPTWFVAQNDKFKRIIVSNYITDMPKLKLERNKPSTKENTIGGTHEIREDSNACIDKT